The Drosophila sechellia strain sech25 chromosome 2R, ASM438219v1, whole genome shotgun sequence nucleotide sequence ACTGCTGGCCGGAGAGGCAAATGGGAAAAGAGGCTGCAGTGGCGGGGATGGATCTGCCATTCGTGAAtgcttatttatatatttcccTATCTGCGATGAAAAGTGAACTATCATTCAGTGGGCCCTGACCAAGAAGCGCTCAACTGAGACGCCAGCGGCGTGTGCCAAGACCTCCTCGCCACCCCACCCCCAAGGACCTAGCGCGTCCAACCCTTATCCTGGCACCTATTCCCCCGAAGGATCCCACCCCTCCGCCTGCCATATTCTGCGTAGGCGCCGCGAAGCGTGGCCAGACAGACGGCTGGCAGGCGTTAGGACACGCGTCCTTTTTCCCAACTACCATATACCACCGATACTCTTGTTGCTCTCCTTGTGCTAGCATTCGGGCTAAAAAAGTTTTCCGGTTGTGGGCTTCCTGTCCCAAGGAAATAAATGTCAGCACAACAGCTGCAGATCCTCACGTCCGCCGGCCGAAGAAATCATTAGTACGGAAATTCAGGACATCAACTTTATTTCTATGGAGTTAGGATTCAGAGGTATgctaataataaatatataaatactatACTCACTCTCAGTAAAGGTTTTTTATTGTAGAGCATTTAAGGTTCGGCatttatatttctaaaatTTTGCAAATGTTTTCTTTGGCTTATCTAATCCAGGATGTGAACACGTATTAAATACTTTGGAATGCACCTTTTCCATTCAAATCTTATCATTTCTACTTTTGTCACACGAACACACAAAATATACGTGAATTTTGGATTCTATTGTGTGAGGATAAGTTTTGTGGCGTTTATCTTTTGGGGCCCGCAGCTTTCACATCGAATCCGATTGTAATATTATGTGTTTTTGTCGTTTTCGGGGATTTTCAGGAGCCTCGCCAAAGCCCTCAACTTCCGAGCCAGCATCTTTCACGGGCTTCCCCTGCATGCACAGAGAACTatttaactaaattaaatcaaaatattatattatatattattataatatattgcATATTTATAACTTTATTAAAGCACCAGAATATTAAGCATATGTAATATACACCttgttatttatattatattacaaaACTCACCATTTCCACCTTCTTTTTTAACGTGTGTGGGGATATTTTTCACACATCCTTTGCCATCAATCAAAACTGCGTGAAATCAAGAATTTATGCCTCATTGGCAGCCGGGGCACGCTCGAGCGCATTGAGCAGATAAAAGCAGACGCCGCAGCAGGTCGACACCGGGAGATCGCATAAAAGCTACCCACAAAGGGCGCGCTTAATGTATGCGCAgtgtggtgggcgtggcaggcgcATAGGCAACCGCaaggcaacaaaaacacacattttATTAAGCGACAAACACGGGCGAGATGTCGCTGTCCAGCGGCAGGATGACCCAACACCCACACTTGGGGCGACTCGGACTTTGGGGAATCCTGGCCGGTGACCACAAGTCAGATGCACGTGTAGGCCCAACGCAGGGATGTGGGCGGTGGCTCATGGGGGCGGGGCATAAAAATTGCATGGACCCAAAGTTGATTTGAATGTGGCCCCTGAGTCAGGACCCCTGAGCAGTGCTAACTTAGTTAAATATTACCACACCGCAGAGCATTTGCAATGCAGCCACCCGTATCCCGAGCACCAACTGTGGTTTTTACAGGCGATGTGGCACGTGTCAGAGGCAACTTAGGTGGTGTGTGAGAAATAATAGTATATAAAACAACTTTTAAATAAGCTTTAAAACAGTGCATATTCATATACACAGTGAAGTTCTTTTGAGTTGATCAGTTGTAATTGCTCAGTAATTTATTGTTATCCCACCATCCCATCGACATGATAAGAAACAAGTTCCTAATTTCATTTGCAGCGAAATGAGGGCTGTTGCCAGTAGATTTCCCAACTCCCATAGTCCAGGTGCTCAGTGAGTGGCATCGAAAGTAACGGACAACTGCTGTCTGCCACCAATAGTTGCCACCACTATGAGCTGGGCAAACATTTCAACCCTCCGAGGAGGCGAAATCAACGCACGGCAGATGTGCGAGAGCTCGGCGATCGAGGCGCAGGACATGTTCCGTGTCGCAGGACATATGCGGGATATCCCGTGAGCGCTCTCCCTTTTTTTCGTAGATCCACCCTGGGCAGCACCGAAAATGTTTGTTTGATTACCAGTCAGCGTGGAGAGGGGCTGGGGCAGGAACTTATCTAAATTCCCAGTTCGGTCGGGTTGAGTGGGTTCGGTGTGCTGGTGTGTATTGTTGTTGCACTTTCTGTACagttattgttgtttgttgtgtgGCAGCTCCTGTTTGCATATTTCCATATGCTGCGCGTTTCCTTGATGAAAATTTAAAGCATAAATTCCAGCTTTTTGTTTCATGGCAATGTTTGCCAAATGCAcaaggcaaataaaatgcgCAACACACATGCTTAAATGCACTCGCAACTGCGGTTGCAGTTGCCTAACAATTGTCAATGAAATATTTGCTAGTTTTTAAATCGTTAAAATTTGTCGTCATACTTTCGCATCAGTTggacaaaacaaaaaaggaaaacatttcGAATTCATCATCACTTCTCGATAGATTTAGCCAGGCTAATCTTTTTCGAACTTTTTAAATTGGGAAATGGGATACACAACTGCACTTAATTTATGTAAATCGTTTATTTTCCAGTTAGGTATGGCTTGAGGAATTCCAGCAGAGCCGAATCCTTCGAAATTAGGAAACGAAAGAGGCTTAGAAGACTGGTCTGCTGACCTTCTTTTGCCTTATCCTCTAAGCGGAAATTGTTAAGCAACTCACTTGGCCTTAGCGCGTCCATTCACTTACCCACTCATTCATTCACTCACCAACTTATTCCTGCCTTGATTCATTCAGTTATTCGTTGGTCATGCAAATCCCTGGCACACAAATTTACACCTTGGGTGCAGTTTGCAAAGCCCCGGGATAATCCGCATTAGTTGCAGAATGCAGACGGCCACacagattcggattcggatccGGAATGAGACCGGAGCAGGAGCCGATCCGACAGGACCATGTGGCTATAGGGCTTAGTCTCCTCTCCCCTCTCCTCCCCCGCTAACTGGTCATATTACGCTATTTGTGCCACTCGTGTGGAAAGGGGCAAAGGCAAATTGAATCGTGTTTTGTCGAGCATTTCATTCCGGAATTTGTCAAATGTCGAAAATGTGCAGACTGGCTTCGATTCAGAAAGTCCTAAAAAccccaaacagaaacagaaaccaataaaatatgtatgttttgTCCATCACCCTCCATAGCCCACTGACCATTGCCCACAGCCCATTGGCCCTTGCatattgcaattttaatttttcaattcATTTTATGTTGAATATCTGACTGAGTCGATGTTTTTACGCCCCGGCAACTGGAGTCGCAGCCGCAGGGGTGCCACAAATAACAAATTGCTTGTCATTGGCACTGCCAATAGGACCCAGGACCTCCCCTCCCCCTCCACAAGGATAGTATCCAAGTCCAAGACCCCTTCCTCGAAAGCCTTTAGACAGGGCTTTTACAATTTGAATCTCGATTAGAATTCATTGAGTTGCCGACATTAGTTAGCCAGTAGCCTGTAAGAAAGCACAGTGGTTTGAAGTGGAGAGTGTAGTGCtttgcttttaaaaataatcaatctagaaaaTGCATCAATTTTTAAAAGCATTTCGAGGTAAGAAGTTGAAAAGATGTggtaactattttttattcagCTTTAAGTTCGAGCTGCTGTACGAGGCCCAGCACCTTTCGCCTCTGCAGTTTATCATTGGGTGTTTTTGGCAGACTGTCGAGGAAATACACACCTCCCCGAATGTGGTAGGCTCCGCTCAAGTGTCGCTCCACAATGTTTCGAATGTGATCCGCCGTAAGGCGTTCGCCTTCCGGACTTTTGGTGCGGACTACGGCACAGGCCGTGAGATTGGTGGTCACCTCGTCGGGTATGCCGAAGACACAGGTCTCACTGACGCCGGGCAACCTGAGGATGAACTCCTCGATCTGCTCGGGATAGATCTGGAAGTTGTTGAACTTGAAGACGTCGGTGTCACGGGTCTGGATGTACAGATAGCCCTCGCTGTCAAGGTAACCGATGTCTCCCGTGCGGAACCACATGCCGTCGGAGCTGAGGGCTCTTCGAGTGGCATCCGGGTTTCGGTAGTAACCGTCCCACTTGAACCGCAAACGAGCGTAGATGATGCCCACTTCATTGATGCCAAGTGGCATCTTCAGTTTGTCCAGCACCCGCAACTCCACATTCCGCATGACCTTGCCATCGCAACCCACTGGTCCACCCACGTTTTTGCTCAGTCCGCCCATCTCGGACAGCCCGTAGCCCACAACGAATCTCTGGTTACCAATCAACTCGTACATCCTGCGAGACACCGCCTTGCACACTTTGGATCCAGCTCCAATCAGAACCCGTATGGATTGGAGCTGGGCCTTTAGTTCCATCACATCACTGTCATGCTTGGAGAGCAGGGCAATCTGATGGGAGGCCAGGAACAGGAAGGTCACCTTGTGTCTCGCCACCAGTTGGAGCAGGTACTCCACACTGTATGGACGATTGGTGATTATACGACGACAGCCGTTGAGGAGCGAGGCCAGAAGAATTATGGTTCCCGATATCCAGTAGAGGGGACTGAACGACAGCAGCACGCTATCCCGGGTGTAGGTGTTCGGACTGTAAGGAGATAGAATTATTGatcattttattaataattaaatagatATACTAATCGTTTTAATTGCTTAGAAATTTAATCATTAAGATATGAAGTCATAGTTAAATGAAAACATACTTCTTGCAATTACAGAGTAAACTTCGATGGGATCGGGTGACGCCTTTTGGCATTCCCGTGGTTCCCGAGGAGCACACAATTAATGCGGTGTGATCGCCATGTAGTTTTGGACAAGGATACCTAAAATTAGGAAAAATAATTAGAATGGATTTAGTTCATCGCGAAGTACACAGAAACTTACGCGGCTGCTGTAATGCAATCATCATCATTAAGGAGCACACTTATGTCAAGCACTCCTTCTAATTTTCCATTGACCAGAAAGATCTTGGCCGGGCTTTTTAGTTTTCCATTGACCGTCTTTATTATATGGTAGTTCTCTACATCGCAGAAGATAACCCTTGGCTCGGTAATGTCGTACATGTATTTGACAGTCTCTGAGAAGGAATTTAAGAACATCATGATAGTAAACATACTAAAGTAAGTATGGGAGTTTTGGTTCTCACCCTCAGTAAACTCCGGATGCAGTGGATTGATAGGGATGCCACGGAGCAGAGCCGCAATTATCACACTGGTTAGATACGTCGAATTATTGGCCGATATGCCAACGACATCGCCCCTCCGCAGACCCAATCTCTTGAAGGCCTGTGCGATGCGGGCACTCTGCTGAGCCAGCTGGGCTCCGGTGAGCTCCTGGCCCGTGGGATCGCAGGTTTGCATCACCTGATCGGCGTTGATCTGCAGCACGCGCATGATGACCTCGCCCAGGGTCATCTCCGGACCGTAGAAGTCCTTGCCACGCGGTCCAAACCAAGTCCGCGAAGCGGCATCGTAGTGCACCTCACAGCTCATAGTGCTTTCCAACGCCCGGCGATCGAATAAGTGCTTTATTGCGACTCATTTGGGTTTTATATGGCTCGGGGAGTACGGAAAACAAAGTGGAGCTGTTAATTAGTCGGACACGGCAAGACATCGATGCTTGTCGCCAGTGTCAACTAAAATAGATGCTGATTTACTCATTGGCAAGTCGGAGCCGCCTCTGTGTCCCGCTAATCAAATCGAGCTCTCCAGCAGACATGGaaacttttttatttcatttgcagTTCTTCTGATGATTCACTGTGTTTACATTTATTAAACACGATTATAAACAACGCATGTATATTTAGCACAAATCTTATCTCACAGATGCGTGGTTGCCTCGCTCAACTGCGACCAGATCTTCCTGCGCTGCACCTTGCTGTTCTGCGTCTTTGGCAGATTGTCCACAAAGAAGACTCCTCCGCGGATGTGGAAGGCATCGCTCAGATGTTGTGACACAACTCCCTTGACATCCGCCTCGGTCAGCTTGGCACCCAGTTCATCCTCATTTCGGATCACGGCACAGGCTGTGAGATTGGTGGACACCTCATCGGGAATTCCGAAGACGGCCACTTCATGGACTCCGGGCAGATGGAGAATCACGTCCTCGATCTGCTTGGGATAAATGGGGAAGTGATTGTACTTGAAGACATCGGTGTCACGCGACTGGAAGTGCAGGCATCCCTCATCGTCAAAGTATCCATGATCGCCAGTGAGCAGCCACTTGCCGTCGGGCGTGACGGTCACCTGGGTCTCCTGCGGATTGTGATAGTAGCCGCCCCAGCGATGGTTGAGCCTCACCAGGATCTGGCCCGTTTGGTTGGGGCCCAAGGACTGACCGTGTGGGTTCACCACACGGACCTGGACATTTCGCAGCAACTTGCCCTCGCTGCCCAGTGGACCTCCCACATTCTTGGAGATTCCTCCGGTCTCGGTGAGACCGTAGAGCACGGCGAATCTGTTCGCACCCAGTAGCTCGTACAACTGCCGCCAGATGCCCATCGGTACCTTCGAGCCACTGCACACGAAGGACTGGACGCACTGCATCTTGGCTGCTAACTCCTGTCTCTCGGGGCTCTTGGCCAGCAGAGCCATGTGGTGGGGCACACTGAGCACGAAGCTAACCTGGTGTCGTTCCACGAGGTCTGCGAAGTACGCCACGCTGAAAGGACAATTGGTGATGATCCTGCGACATCCATTGACCAGCGAAGCGAGCAGGGTGAAGATGCAGCTGATCCAATAGAGCGGACTGAAGCAGAACAGCACTGTATCCGAGGTGAAGAGCTGAGGGCTGTTTAATATCCATTAGGGGTCACATTTCTCAAATGCTCTTGCCACATTCTACTCACATTTTGGCACTGTTAAGCAAACTGCGATGCGAACGGGTTACGCCCTTTGGCAAACCGGTTACTCCCGAGGAGGTGATGATGAAGGCCGTATCATCGCCACACAAATGGCGGCAGGCAAAGCTGGAAGATCAGGACTAGCTTGAGAGTTCTCACTTTGAACATCTGGTTTCAGAAATACCTACAGTGTTTTCTCATCGTATCCAGTGCAGCCATCTGCAAGCAGATCCTGAATGTTACGCACTCCTGGCAGAGTTCCAGTGAGCAGGATGATCTCCGTCTTGAACTTGAGACTGCTTTTGACCGCGCTCAAGGTCTGGAAGTTGTCCAGGTCGCAGAAGATCACCTTGGGCTTCGTGATCTCGAACATGTAGGCCGTGGTTTCTGCGTATGAAGTTGAACATTTAACtagttttataaatatatatatggctTCTTCTACCCGCATCAAAGTCCGGATGCAGTGGGTTGATGGGTGTGCCATTCAGCAGGGCTGCGATGACCACTTCGGTGAGATAGGTGGTGTTTTTGGCCGAAATGCCAACCACATCGCCGCGTTGCAGCTTCAATCGTTGAAAGGCGTGGGCCAACCGACGACTTTGCTCCAGCAACTGACCACCGGTGAGCTCCTCGCCCGTGGGTTCATACACCTCCATCACCTTGTCCGAGTACAGACGCAGGATGATCAGCGCCACCTCGCCCAGCGTCATATCCGGACCGTAGTACTCCTTGTCCTTTGGCCCAGACCATATTTTCTCGAAACTGTCGTACTTGGTGGCCGCCATTTGGCTCTCTCTGCGTTCTGGATTCCTTTTGGCCGATGGATTGGACAAAACACGACTTCCGTACACATCAACTGAGTTTCGGCGAGAGTGGCCTGGCCTATATATACAGTCGGCACTGGGGAGGTGCTAGAACTAGATGTTCGATCTGCTAATTAGTTGGACACGTTCTCCATGCCCACATACACATACCTTCTACCCGCTTCCATGGGCAGCGCTCCTAATGAACTTTGCCGACTGTTGGCGCTGCCAAATTATCAGGTGAGTTTGGGGTGCATCCCATGGTCCAGGTTACTGAGATTGTCCAGGTTACTGAGATTGGTCccgaaaaggatgtcatagGCCGCTCTTCCAGCTTTAGAAAATATGATTCGCAAAAACATTCGAATAGTTAATGCTAAGGTTATATAATATCCCCAAAATCAGTTGAAAGCTTGTTTCTTTAGGAAAATAGATAAGAATCCTTAGTCTTCTAGATTCATTCCATTTCACATAGTTTCGAACCACTGCGCCAGTTGAAACCCAGTCCACGGCCGTTGCATGGCAATTGCATAATTTCCACGATTAAACACGGTTTGAGCTCCGTTCACTTTTGCCCATCTCTGCTCCCTGACTGCGTCCGCTCCATTTCCTATATCCTTGCCATATCCTTGCTCTGCGGCTGTCTCCACGTGCCACGATTCCTGGTCCTTGTTGCGTCGCTCCGTCTGGCCAGGTGAATGGATATATACGCATCGCAGCCGTACTCGTATTCGTATAACTGCCATGTGCAACCGCAGAGAGATAGAGTCGCATCCTTGATGGGCACACGCTTCATTTGCGTGCTTAGTTAGGAAATCAAGCGTATGGCTGCAGGACAAGTGGGCGGAATGGCGGTGATGGGGCGGCACTTAAAATGCAAGGTGCATCCACCTGGATGGGTGGTGGGTGTTGGCTTAAACTTCGATTCGAGGCCGGGACTAAAAGTTTCCCAGCATCGGCGGACGGAAGTTCCGGGGCGTTTGGAGATAGTTCGCCGGGCTGAGTGAAAAACTCGGATTTCGCTTGCCGCCGCAGCTGGATTCATCGATTTCACTTAAATTCTTGTgatgcaaaaataaactaaattaatTACATGGCCGGCAGAAATGTGCAACAAACCAGCTTTGGCTGAAGAGGTGCAAAAGTGGTGGCGCGGTCTGATCAGCGACTAAGAAAAGTTTCGCGAAacttttttatggccattttaTGACCCAATCTCGCCTTGGGAGCAAAACAGGGCTATTCTGCTGCTAGCAACTTGGTCCACATTTAACTAACTTCAAATCTCGGCAATTAACTGAAAGTCACCAGCCGGGGAACTGGGGACTTGGCAAATGTAATCAGGCTCAACATTATAATTAACCGCAAAATGCAGTTACGagtctattttttttttaccatcCACCCCCCTGAACAACGTAGAGAACTCCATTCCGCTGGCCGTCTATTAAAACTTTTACGACAAGTAGGCGAAAAAAAATTacttaattaaaatgattGACTAAACAGAAAAGTTTGTACGAAAtcatttttgctttttttcccTCCGCCATCCGCAACTAGCTGGGCATACTTTTCCGGAACAATAGTTTCTTCCGGTTGTGGTGAGCTCCTCTATATATACCATCCCGCTCGCACAGTAGCCCTTGCTCTTTTGCgcttatttattgtttgccgTTTGCCCGGAGGCAGTGAGATTTTTCTGTAGGAAATGTTTGGAGTGGAGGTCTCCCCGCAAAAACCTTAGAGATGCGACAGCAGCTTGTTGTTCATCTAACAAATTAACGAACGCCTCGAGTATTGTTGCGTGCTATCCCCCTCTCTTTCGACTGGCATCTGCCCGTCTCTTTCCATTCCCTTTCGACCGAGGCAGAAAACTTTGAAGTGTTAATGAATTGAGCGGGATGGCGAGATGGGTGGTTAAAAAAAAGGTGTGGGGAGGGGGGGTTCTGTTTTGGCCAGAGTAATGACCGTTGGCCGCATTTGTGGTCGATTTTCTGGTAATTGAAAttatgatttaatttaatttaccgCAAAAGTGTTGACAGTTAGATAAGAATCAGGAGTAAAAGTCGaggaaaagaagaaaaaagaaCACAGACTGAAAGGAAGTAAACTTAATATCCTTAAGTGTGCGAACATCATTAAAATCCTTTAGTCAAGGCGCATCAAGTAAAAAAATACGTATCTTAAAGCTAAAAGAACTTATGCAGAACATCAACAAATTTAGTTGTAATTAAGACTTAAGTTAAATTGTTTAGGATGATTATAACAGCTTTAGATGTAATTGAAGTGTTTAAAACGTCGTATCTTTAAACTCACGATTCGAACGTCATTAGGcatgtaattaaattaattatctCAAATTATATTCAAGGTGGTAAGCGGCAGTACAGCTGATTCGAGGACAGCCTGAATAATTCCAATGGAATTATGCAACGTGGCATTTAATAATTCACAAGTGAGAGATGTGTTTTAGGCGTCATTACAAATCGTTACAGCACTAATAATCCGTCCAAATGACTcattaacaattaattagGGCGCCTTATAGATGCTCTCGAGTGTTTTTGTTCGCACACATGTACGCACACACACGTCCGTAGACAAACACACACCCATAAGCATAACGAATGTCCTGGAAAACGGAGGTCCTATTTTACTGCACTTTCCAAGTCGCCTgcttgtgtatgtgtgtgtgctggccaCAAAACCAATTACACACTCGATTCGAAAGCGTTTTCGCCATGGGCCCAAATCGGTGCAAGGAGCAAGGATTGGtgggcggggggcgtggcgggCCAACACTTAACCCTGAGGAAACTACGCATCATTTTAATGGAGTCAACTGTGTGAATAGAACCACCCAATCCAaactgcatgtgtgtgcggtgTGGGGCGGTGTGGTGGGTAAGGACTCGGTCCCCAAAGGCACataaaaagcatttaatttaagCGTTGTCCTAATGTCTTTCATGGCAATAGGAGAAACTACTGAGCAGCTGCTATTATGTCTTTTAGATGTGGTTTTAAGCTCGCTAATTCTTAATTGATACTTCCAATCCCAAAATAAAGTCTTAAGTAGTTCTAAGTTTCCACTCTCAGCAGCCATTTATGTTTTATTCTTCTACAAAGCTTACTGTTTCACAGAGCTCATTTAaagattgaagttttatatttaagcCATCCTACCCATTCATTTCATTGACCCCATGTGTGCTTAGTAGCATGATTACCTGCTTTTTAACAGGATGTGCTTATCACAAGTGGCAGCCAGTTGCAATTATAGTTTATCGCAGTCTTTTATTGTTCCCCACGATGCGCTCcacatgcatttttaatttcacttcCCAAAGCACTCAGAAACGGGTGTTAACTACAGATTTCTAACTCGCTTTAACGCCTCAGCAAACCCATTATGCGATTTGCACCAGCTCGTCGCTGCCCCAGCAACGCAAAGTGAGTTgccaaaaattttaattagaaaattCGCACATATGCACCTAATGTCCCCGTTAACGACGGCCTCCAACGAAAGTCAGCAGAGCAGCCAAACGACGAGGGCGGCAAATCGCCACTTCCGATTAGGCTCCTGCCCAGCATCCACCTGCGATTGTTGCCCGGCAACCGTGCCACCTGGGCCATCGACAAAAGCCATTCACAGTTGTCGCCGCTTTTTGAATTGCAGCGCGGAGGCGCCTCTTTATGCGGACAGCAGAGTCCAGAATTCTAGAAGCGGGCAAGCATAGCTTTCTTATAGATAAGAAGCAAGTTTcttaaaaatatgaatttatcAGGTTACAAAATTCAACTATGTGTTAGAATCTTAAAGATTTatcttttaaattaattaactgATTAAGTGACTGATATAAAGAAGTACTATCTTTTTAAACGCCTCTGTTCGTGAAAGTGTCCTGGATGCGTAGGTGTTTGCACGTGTCCTTTGAAGCCAATTAAAATGcggattttctttgtttttagcAGCTCGCGAGGCTTGTGTGCCACTGCCAATTGATGGCTCATAATTGCTCATTAGCCAACAAAGGCACGACgaacaattgcattttaattacagCGCACTTGAATTGTAACCAAAAGACCAATAAGAGACGCtcaataacatttaaataGCTCAAGATGCCTGGCACACTTTTGGAGGCCAGAGTTATGCTGGTATTCGTTGGTTTCATTTAACTTGTATCTCGAACTGGATTTCTATTTGCGGATCTCTTTGACTCGTTCCGGGCCAATTGAGCTGACAGCGAAAACACTTGCCGGCTATTTAAGCCGACAGACCGACGaacaaaactttaatttaCTTGCTCCTGGTTTTTTACTCGAACTTTCCGCATTCGCCCCCTTGGCCTTTTCATTGCTGTCTGTGCGGcacataaaacataataaaagcaaatacaGCATAAGCAGGAAGGCTCCTTTACAGATAcaaaaaaagcacaaaaaaaattaattttccacaAACTAAAACCTTAGAAAATGTATGCTTCGCCTGCATAAACAAAAGCACATAACGAAAGGCAGagagcaaaaaacaaaatacaaggCAACAATTCAATTCATTGGCTGCACAAGATGCAGACATGGACGTGGTCAAAACGCACTGCTGACCAGAGGACAAACTTTTTGCAGGCAGCTGAACCAGAGGGGTGGGGAGAGAGGGTGAAGAAACTCAGCAGCACAAGGAAGAGTCGTCCTGCTGGCCAGGAGCAATTCCTGCGTCCTGGAGACGACGTTGCAGCTAACCGCAGGCATTCAATTCAACTAGAAAATACAACTTGCTCCtactgctgatgctgctgcgttTTTATTAGCCCAGACACAATGCAAAAAGCCTCTGACTGCCAGGACCTGCGTATAAATAATGAATACAGTGCAACACAGAGCAGTTCAGAGCAACTCAGAGCAAAGGCAACAACtcggctggctggctgcaACATCCTTACGCAGCATTAACAGCCAAAGAAAAACTGCGaaagtaattctgccagatgAAAAAAGGAGCGTAGAAAACAGGAAAAAAAGGAGTGCCTTACCCTGGGGAATCGAATCTGTTTGTATCCTTGTATGAATTTTTcagataaaatatattatatattattattttatgatTATATAGGAAATCTAGGAAATATTATTGCTTTAAGCAACTTTTTTTAGGTACATAATGGCTAAAATCAAATTACTTAAGTCACAATAACATCAAACTTAACtagatttatatttatttatatatatatttcacacCAAGTTAGCACTCCCCCACATTTAGAGTTTCCAGGGTAGGGCgatgaaaaaaaaacgcatttAAAGTTGCCGAAGCAATTGGAGCAGAGCTCAAAAGTTTTTCCAACTGCGCGGCTGTCAGTGGGTTAAGTGCACACACCAAAACACCCAGGTCCTGCCACATCCACCCACATGCACACAGCAATGCACATAGTCATGCAGCAAATTCGATCCAATGGAACCATCATTAATCAGGCAGTGCAACTAAGGAAATTCGTATCCAAAACCCAAGGACATGGCTGGCCATCCATTCTCTTCATTAGGGCACCGCTTTCTTAGCATTGCAAATTATGCAGTGTTTTCCAAAGAAATTTAAGGCAAATGTTGATCTAGAATTGAAATT carries:
- the LOC6615258 gene encoding luciferin 4-monooxygenase, whose protein sequence is MAATKYDSFEKIWSGPKDKEYYGPDMTLGEVALIILRLYSDKVMEVYEPTGEELTGGQLLEQSRRLAHAFQRLKLQRGDVVGISAKNTTYLTEVVIAALLNGTPINPLHPDFDAETTAYMFEITKPKVIFCDLDNFQTLSAVKSSLKFKTEIILLTGTLPGVRNIQDLLADGCTGYDEKTLFACRHLCGDDTAFIITSSGVTGLPKGVTRSHRSLLNSAKIPQLFTSDTVLFCFSPLYWISCIFTLLASLVNGCRRIITNCPFSVAYFADLVERHQVSFVLSVPHHMALLAKSPERQELAAKMQCVQSFVCSGSKVPMGIWRQLYELLGANRFAVLYGLTETGGISKNVGGPLGSEGKLLRNVQVRVVNPHGQSLGPNQTGQILVRLNHRWGGYYHNPQETQVTVTPDGKWLLTGDHGYFDDEGCLHFQSRDTDVFKYNHFPIYPKQIEDVILHLPGVHEVAVFGIPDEVSTNLTACAVIRNEDELGAKLTEADVKGVVSQHLSDAFHIRGGVFFVDNLPKTQNSKVQRRKIWSQLSEATTHL
- the LOC6615257 gene encoding luciferin 4-monooxygenase; the encoded protein is MSCEVHYDAASRTWFGPRGKDFYGPEMTLGEVIMRVLQINADQVMQTCDPTGQELTGAQLAQQSARIAQAFKRLGLRRGDVVGISANNSTYLTSVIIAALLRGIPINPLHPEFTEETVKYMYDITEPRVIFCDVENYHIIKTVNGKLKSPAKIFLVNGKLEGVLDISVLLNDDDCITAAAYPCPKLHGDHTALIVCSSGTTGMPKGVTRSHRSLLCNCKNPNTYTRDSVLLSFSPLYWISGTIILLASLLNGCRRIITNRPYSVEYLLQLVARHKVTFLFLASHQIALLSKHDSDVMELKAQLQSIRVLIGAGSKVCKAVSRRMYELIGNQRFVVGYGLSEMGGLSKNVGGPVGCDGKVMRNVELRVLDKLKMPLGINEVGIIYARLRFKWDGYYRNPDATRRALSSDGMWFRTGDIGYLDSEGYLYIQTRDTDVFKFNNFQIYPEQIEEFILRLPGVSETCVFGIPDEVTTNLTACAVVRTKSPEGERLTADHIRNIVERHLSGAYHIRGGVYFLDSLPKTPNDKLQRRKVLGLVQQLELKAE